A single window of Sphingobacterium sp. ML3W DNA harbors:
- a CDS encoding YopX family protein: protein MNINGDWACGNYAVLNRDYSTVKKGHYISNKGGAPFAYMVRPESVGQFTGLKDKNGVEIYEGDRVNSGYFKDCIVVFWNSGWHFKSDAHSHHSFNTAKHSFEVIGNIHEKGGKDA from the coding sequence TTGAATATTAACGGTGATTGGGCGTGTGGGAATTATGCTGTCCTTAATCGAGATTATTCAACAGTAAAAAAAGGCCATTATATATCAAATAAAGGTGGGGCGCCATTTGCCTACATGGTACGCCCTGAATCAGTAGGTCAATTCACAGGACTAAAAGACAAAAACGGTGTTGAAATTTATGAGGGTGATAGGGTTAATTCAGGTTATTTCAAAGACTGTATAGTAGTTTTTTGGAATTCAGGCTGGCATTTTAAATCTGACGCACATAGTCATCACTCTTTTAATACAGCAAAACATTCATTTGAAGTAATTGGTAACATTCACGAGAAAGGGGGGAAAGATGCCTAA